The sequence AGTTTACTTTGCACCCACTTGACCATTTAAAAGTCACCTTTCCCGTATCGGAGAAAACGTGTTTTATTTATTAGACCGTCTCTTAGTGAAAGTGTTTCTCTATGGCAAAATGCTTGAATGCAACAGAGCGATGTTAACCCAGGCAATTTCCTTCCCTAAACTTTTCACCTCCTTACTTGGCATATGAAGAGTCTCCTTGAAGAAATATAAATTAGAACAGCAGAAGAAGTTCTCTTCATCCATGTTCAACCCGCTTCCCCTTTCATCTTTCCCTTTGTGCCATTCAGAGTGAGCTCCACAAAGGCTGGCTCCTTCTCTTGTTTAGATTCAGATCTCATATGTGAGGTGAGAGAAGCTGTGACCTTAACATACTATTTTGATTCGTGGCTGAAGCTCTTGGAAGTACAGAACACTGAGGAGTTGCATGTCGCTGGCCCTCTGCTCAACATTCAAGTGGATGTAGTGGAGGCTGTGACAGCCATTCACATCCCTCACTTCCTGTCTCTTTCAGGTAGGGCGGAGGGAAGGAAATCTTCCAAGTGTATAACCGTAAGAGGAGATCCTAAAGAGGAATAACTTGCATGGACAGGCGAAGAATGCTATGGGGTTCCATGGCTCGATAGTGCTGGCTTTCTTGTGtcttgtatcatttttgtgctacaGTGGAAacttggttgtcgaacgcttcGGAAGTTGATCATTTCAGCTTTTGAACGCtgacaacccagaagtgaatgcttgtTTTCAAacgcaccttggaagtcaaacggcttctgaAGCACTTTTCTCCATTTTTTTCACATTTCTTCTGACCGGcaattgcgcctcggttgtcaaacatttcaggagttgaacggtcttccggaacagattacattcgacaactgaggttccactatATATTTTAACTGTGCTATTCCCATTGTTTCCCGTGGTTTATCATATTTtgtttgcaagctgccttgagaggATATTGTTCCATAAAATGACATAAACAAACTTTAATTGAGAAGAATGATGATGACAACATAAATACTTGCATGAAACAGGCAGGCTGAAGTGATGAGCTTTGTCACTCAGTCCAGCCATGAGGGAGGTGAAGCCATTGCCTCAGGCCTGGCAGGCTTGGGACTCTTCCTCCATGCCGCTACCTGCTCTGGCTTCCTCCCCCTGCAGGCCTTCTTTTTGACCTCCTTTTTAAACCCCTTTTCTTGTCTTTTGTCAGGGGGGAGCAGCAGAGGAGGACACGGGAGGAGGCCGTGTCGGCTGAGGGTTGGGGAGGAGGCAGCATGAGGACGGCACTTTCTGCTTTACCTCAGTGGCACAATGTGCTGGGCCAGCCCTGTTGTCCCCCAGGCTCAAGTCCACACTTGTAACACATTGTCTATGCTTCCTTTGCACTCCTTTTTAGCTGAAGACCATTCTGGGGTCTATATTGCACATTTTGTCAAAGGGGAGATGAAGCTGGAGAAGCCAGACCGAGTGGAGCCTCATCACGTTGTGTTGGAAAACCCCAAGTTCTCTTCCCTTGGAATCATTTTCAAAAAGATGTTTAATCAAAAGATCAACACCGTGGCAAGGCTCTATCAGAGACTTCGATTCAAAATGCTAATATTCCACCTATACCTCTTACCCAATGACCCCTCCCTGATAAAGGTAAGCGGGAACCCCCAAGTTTGATTTGCATTCCAGATTGCCTGGATCATACTAATCCTGACACAATAGCAATGCAAAAATCATGCACCAGGATGTGCTATTGTTAGTGAACTGCTTTAGTTGGGCTGCAGCTAATTTACcaaacttcttgttgttgtttagtcctcagcttcaggatctgtccttccagtgagcactcagcgctgatttccttaagaatggataggtttgatcttcttgcagtccatgggactctcaagagtctcctccagcaccgtaattcaaaagcaccaattcttcagcaatcagctttctttttggtccagctcttacttatAGCACAAACTTATAGCCGACATGAAAATGCCACCAGATATGTGATTATCAGCTGCCCTTCACGAGGTTACTTTGGTTCCCAACAACAGTGGTGTTTACTAAAAGTGAACTTTCCAATATTGAAATAAACAATTTTCATTTGTTTGGCAGTCTCCTTGCTAATGGCTAAAGGTCTTGCCTAGAGAACCAGTTAGCAGTTGTTGCCAAATTGTGAAAATGGAATATATTTATGCTACACTGAAGCCAGTGGGGCTTCCCTCAGAGAAAACACATTTCATGAAGAGCAAATTCCCCTTAGCTCATTTAGCAAAAGACttggaacagtggtacctcggtttacaaacttaatccattccggaagtccgttcttaaactgaaaccgttcttaaaatGGAGCGCGCTTCCCCCCTTTTTAGTTATCAGTCCTATTATTCAAATTTGTAAGggaccttattttattttatttccaatttatttaacacaattattacaaaatataagcaaaatattgtaaatacatgcatacatatatatttcagataagcacacacatatataaaaagaacaaaaaagaagaaaaggaacaaaagaaaaaagaaaaagcaaagataaggagaaaaagaagaagaaaagttggaagaatttcctccaaatttattctacaaatatctcaataataaaatttcattgattgacttccatcgcttacactgcacttcctatatacattttaagcaagattgcaTCTGTTATTGCATATTTTccccatacaatctcacacacaatcttccaccattcagattctgttcttagaccgaggtaaagttctcaaacacTACTTCCGGTACTGTccttaaacagaggtaccactgtacttatgagCTCTTTGAGGAATACATCCCTCCTGGTTTGCAATGTTGGCATGTTGGAGATAAAGCACACTGTTATTTTGCCTTATCAATTTCAGTGCTCCTAGAAATGTTGCCTTATGTTTCGTGGTAATATTGAAGTATAATTCCTTCTGTGGGTTCCTGCATTGTCTCATCAGGAGACTGACCCAGGGTTGCTGGTAGCTCTCTGCTGTGTCACAGTTCAAGGTagccaatccaagagccccaacttcagtttctcatgtgGCCAATAAATCTCCTGTCCCCATTATAGTTTCTAGTGCCAAAGCAGTTTAGTTTTCCTTGCCCtgtggatggagaacctgtgtccTTTCAGGTGCTGTTAGACTACAACATCCACCATCCTtgacccatgctggctggggcggaAGGAAAGCCAACACCACCTGGAAGGCAGCAGATTCCCTATCCCTGCCTTATCGACTGTAACTGTGCCAAGAAAGTTGTGGGGCTTCGAGGAAAAGAGCTGAGCTTCTGCTCCAAATGCCCTTCACCCTATTTGAAATGGACCCAGTATTGTAGGAACTTGCTGCCTTCTTTGCATGTCTCAAAAGTGACCTTGTTTGCCTTTCCCAGGCTGTGGATGAGCATGAAGCAAATTGCCATTCACAGAGACTAGAGAAACCCCCTGGGACCCTGAAAAGTCTGAAGATTGGCACTCCCGTCTTTGTGCAGACCTTAGACGACGTCACAATCTGGCCTGAGGTGAGGCACAAAGATGATGAAATATTCTGTCAATGCAGAGCCAAGCGGTGATGCATGAGAATGGGAAGGAACTAAAGCAGGACCCCTGCTCGCCCTTTAATTTGACTCTGTTGGGATCATGGGCGGGGCTAAGCCACATTCACACCTACAGTGGTTTCCCGCTTTCCCTCAGGAAGTGAAGCTTCAATACCTGGATGCTGAGAAGCTGCAGCAGTACGTGGAGCTGTCTGCTGAGCAAATGCAAGAGAAGTTCAGCTTCACGCTGGTGGAGAAGCGCACAAATAAGCTCATCTGGAAGGCCCATGTGAAACAAGGTGCATTTTGACCGAGGGAAGATCACAAGGTTGGACTGTAGGTTGGGAGGCAGGATGGCAAAGGGCATCCCAGTCACATTGCCTCTTTCCTGTTCTCTTGCAGAAGAGTTAGATCCAGGTCAGATGAATTCCTCTATTCTACGCCCAGTACAAGGTAAACAAGTTTTATTTccctgtatttatatcccacctccctCCCAAGGTGGCACAGAGCAACTGGTGATACAGCGCTACACAcatggcagaataataataaaaagtaacatTTGTAGTGTCATGGAAGAGCCTTCCTAGACAAGCTGACCTGGCTTCATCATGTTCTTTGGTGCCAGATCAAGATCTTTAAAAACACCTAGGTTTTTAAAGTTTGGCTGAACTCAGCTATCTAGACATGCCAGAGGAATCCAGTGCATGGGCTCCCAATAACTCATCTCCCATCGTCATCAATTTCTTATAGTTCCTGCTTGCTTCATtcatatcctctctctctctctcctttccaggTGATTGTGGCTACTCACTGCCCCATACACCATGCCAGAGAACTGACTCAGGCCATGATGCAGAAGGCAGGTAGGGATTAACCCTTTCTCTTGAAGGAGATGGGAAAATATATTAATTCCTGTGacctgtgtgagtgtgtgtgtgaattaacaAGAGGAAAATTGCTGGGTACCTAGATTAAAAAGCTGGGGCTGAACACACACTCCACTAGGAGAGAGCCCCAGTTGCAAAGTAaagaccaataataataatatacagtggtacctcgggttacagacgcttcaggttgcagactccactaacccagaaataccttgggttaagaactttgcttcaggatgagaacagacattgtgtggtggcggcgcggcggcagcaggaggccccattagctaaagtggtgcttcaggttaaaaacagtttcaggttaagaacagacctccagaacgaattaagttcttaacccgaggtatcactgtattacttttaccccacccatctggctgggttgccccagccactccagcaAAACATAACAGGCATGATGGAGCCGGCCTTTCATAGCAGAGCTGATGAAGGGAATTCTGCTTCTCGGCTCTCCCAGTGCTAGAATGGTCAGGCAGCAGTATAATGTTGAAATACAGGTCATTTGACCTCCTTTATCCCATTTTGGCTCCATGTAGCAGCCAACCGCTTCTCCTCAGTGTCATTCCTAGTTGTGGAAGTTGGCAGTATCTTCTAATGATCTGCCTCATTCCCAGGTCCATTTGCTGAGCTTCTCTTGTTTTGTGTTTGCTTTTCCTTGCTGCTGGGGGTGACATTGCAGGGCAATGGAGAAGACCATCGCAGACTGCCTGATGTCCACGCTGGAGAACTTGCGGGAGGACGAACTCAAGAGATTCAAGCTCAAGCTCAACGAGTTCCCCCTCAGGGAGGGCTATGACAACATCCCCCTAGGGACACTGGAGAAGGCAGATGTGGTGGACTTAAGCCACCACCTTCTGAGTTTCTACCTGGAAGATTATGCTGTGCAGGTGACGGCCGAGGTCCTCAGAGCCATCAACTGCAGAAACGAGGCACAGAGGCTCCTTGCCCTCACCGGGAAGGAGTAAGGAAAAAGGAATGCCGTCTCATGGAACTCACCATGAGTTAAGGGGAAAGGACTGTCATTTTCCTCAGCCCTCTGCAAATGGAGGGAGATTGATTCTGATCCTCTTTTCATGGGAGTCATGAGGGTGGAAGTGGTAGTTTAAAAAGCATGCAGAATCTTGTTCAGTTATGTATCTGCATTTGCAAAGCACAGGAAATTTAGGTTGCTAGGCCTTTTAAATATCCCAGTATTAGGCACTGACAATGTGCTCTCCCATCTCTACCCCTCTGGCAATGAATTGGACCACATGTTGCACAAGTTTTAAAAGGTTTACTACTTCCATAATACAAGGTCTTAGTCACAGATCTGAGTGCCACAGCAAAAGCAATGCAggtagacaaattaatggagtacAAAATTACAAAGCCAGTTCCAAAATGGAGTCTGGATTCAGGGAGGAGCTCAGACACGTGTTCCACAaaggagagagagacaaagaaagAGAGGAATTGGAAGAAAGCTTTACTTCCTCTCAGGAGGAGAGGGTAAGTAACCTCACAGAGCCTTCTCTAGCAATTAAGAAGCTCTGAGGTTTTTAAGCCCTCCATTCAAAATGCTGGGCTGCAAATATCTACCTCCCATCtagttgctcactggagcaagacagtttgaactTATTACACCAATGCTGGTCTGAccgcactggctaccagttaatgtctgggcccaattcaaagtgctggttttgacctataaagccttaacagctcaggaccgcaatacctcaaagcccgcctctttccatatgaacctacccggaccctgagatcaccttctgagtttatccaaggaaatccaaacCTCCCATGGTGTTAAACAAGGCTGCGTCCTTGCACCTACTTTATTCAACTTCTATATTACCTTGGGGTTTTCCCCACAGGTCCTGATAGCTGTAGGTTATGAGAAAGCTAGAGCAATAATCCACCAACGAATTTGGGATGTGGCACTGCCAAGCCACATGAACGTGATGAACACCCAGCTATAAAAGATAATTGGAgaggatttaccccagcaaattatttgtcaaaattacaaatacccaCAGTTACaaatacccaaatacagacgttcatttaccctcgctagattcaacgtgctgccatctggcttattgcagggcagattcgagggtaaaccataTGTGGAACAAGTCTGCCCCTgcagcttgatggaggtagaaactgtctctcatgtcttgttacgcTGCCGTTTCTATGGGGATATAAGCTcggtatttatcactcctgttatacaaaatctccaaatgggtccaaacttcaatgtctaaaactcctggtagaggacaaggatctagagatcacgctaagggtggccaaattctgtgcgactgccataaaacttagggaacaagctgtactaccaaaacgATTAAGggtttaaatgacaattttaggttatattttaatgaacaagttttaatatatatttttaactgccgctGTATccgaattgtctctgttatacccaattgcaatgcAATGTATTCCTGtcgtgttttatgattttcctgatactgtaagtgagccggaactggtctgtgactgtaataataaaattcattcgttcaccttctgaggccctccttttatttttattttgttctgtgaaccacactgagacctacaggtatagggtggtatataaattcaataaataataatcataactGAAAAGTGATTTAAGATAGACACCCTAAATTGCAAGAGCCTCCAAAATGAATCAGACGATACTCACTGGTGTCGACACTGTCTCTTTTGCATTCTCTGGAACGAGAGATGAGGACAGCCATGGTTTGGAATGGAACCAGCAAGTTGCAAATATCCCGTTTTGGGGGGAAGTGGTGGAGAGGGCTGTAGTGGGGCAGCTGCAAGCATTCTTGAAGGATATGGATTATGGAGATCCTTTCCAATATGGGTTCTTACTAGAGAACTGAGAGCTTATCCACACTTGCTTTTCTCCTGCAGCTCTCCCCTGGGGAAAACCTCTTTTTAGCGCTCAAATCGGAGCAAATGGAAATTTGAGTGTTCCCTGGATTGCTATTTGTTCTATTGCTACCTAAAGGGGGCTTGTCCTTTGTAAGGAGTGCGCCAAGTGGGAAACCACTCAGCTCCATGCCTAGGAAGCACTGGTCAAGTGGAAAACTGCTTAAACCTGTGCTGTTTAATCATGGCACAAgcagaaatgtggatgagcccccaAGTGGGTCTTGGCCACCCTGACGAATGAGCTTTGCGGAGAGTGACACAGCAGAAGTGCTACCTTGCTCCTGCTTCCTGATCACTTgctggcttttgataccatcaaccatgattTCCTCCTGGGGAATGAGAATCGGGGGCACTGTATTACCATAGTTCCAAGCCTACTGCCAGGACCGAGCCAGAGAGTAGCATTGGGCGAGTGCCTTTCGGCCCCCTGGCAGCTACGGTATGGGGTGCCACAGGGGCCCCTATCTTATATCtagtgctatttaatatctacatgaagctgctgggagtggGCATTAGGATTTTCAGGCCgaggtgccatcagtatgctgaaggCACTGAGCTCTATTTCTCCAAAACATCTGAACATCTGAGAAGCTGCTCAGTGTCTGGGTTATTGTCTGGACACAGTGGTTAAATGGTTGAGGAAaaacaagctgagcttgaatcctggaaAGACAGAGTGAATAGCTCCTGCGCCTGAGAAATTTGTCTGCTGCCTACCCTGGATGATGGTGCACTCctgctgaaggagcaggttcacagtTTGGAGGTGCTTCTCCATccagctctgtcactggaggctcaggtagcctcagtggctggaaatgccttttaccaacTGTGGCCGGTTCAACAGCTACAGCCATTTCTGTACCGGAAAAACCttgccacagtagttcatgcattggtaacttcaagactgggttactgcaatgcactctacactctgcaagaagtgaggttacagggaaccaggcagaggccttctcggtagtggtgcccaccctgtggaacgccctcccatcagatgtcaaggaaacaaacaactatctgacttttagaagacatgtttAGGGTAGTttgtaatatttgatgttttaccgtgtttttaatattcagttgcgagccacccagagtggctgtggaaatataaatatattgttgatgatgatgatgatggatgtgGGGCATCCCTCACACTTTATCCAgaggctgcagttagtgcaggatGCTGCCACATgactgctgacaggagtgaggacTTGTCAGCATATACTAactgagcctggatagctcagttggtaaagagTATGGTGCCGATGATGCcacggttgcaggtttgatccctgtgtgggacagctgcataggtTGGACTAGACACTAGAGGATCCTCACAATTCTATAATATGTAGCTCACATGAAAACACAACGGACCTAGAGAGCAGAGAGATAAATGGCGCCACAAAAAATGTCACCAGAAACCACCCGCCCACACAATGAACTCTGTGATATTCACAGTCAGGCAACAATTTTATATTTGATACACTTCCCTTACTGGATTTCCCCTGATTTGGGAAGAAAATAATTTACTGTGGAAAAAGCTGTTGGAGAGGTAGAACCTCAAGTGGACAACACCCAAAGAACTGAGACACACCCAGCTTAAAATACACATTAAATGCCcatgtggttaaacccacagtcTGCAAAGGGATATACACCTGGATGACGTCTGCCTGCATTTCGAAGATCTCTAAACCTTTTGTTTCTTTGTCCATTTAAAATTCTGAACTCTTGCATCTGTATTGCTTGTTGCAGTTCTGTAGAAGTGAAGATAAATGTCCTTAACTAGGAGACTTGGAAGGAACCATGGAAGGATCTAGAGTGGTACATAAGTAGATCAACCATCCTGAATTTCTCCACATCACCCAACCAATCAAGGCACTCTGAAAAGGACTTGTGTGTCTCCCTGAAaacacttagttggtctctaaggtgcaactggaaggaatatttttattttgtccctGAAAACAGTCTGTTCTTCCAGAGAGAAGTTGAAGACTAATGGCTTTTTTAAAGTGGtagaacttttaaaatatatgtttattaatattgttttcattGCAAGGAATTGCATTACAGAATACATTGCATTCCTGTAGACAATTACATGAAATTATCATGATAACTgagagagtaataataataaacaggaaGGGAAGCAAGGTTACCATCTGCAGAACCCCCACTATGAGCAAGCCTGAGTTGGGAGTTGAGCCTCTCCGACCTTTCTCCTCGGCGGCGGCAGAAGCAACAACAACTACACCCCGCAGCCGCGGGCTACTCCGCGGCatccgtctccccccccccaagccctttCCCGCTGCCTCTGCGCGCTCAGGGCGCTATCAGTTTCAAAGAAAAACTCAACAGGCCGTGCGTCGTCGAAAGAAAACTGAGGCGGGAGGAGCAGCAGTCTCCATCCTGCCGGGGAACGAGGGGGTTAGCAACACAGGCCCAATGTCCTCCCTGCCCTCTCGCCTTGCCTCTCCCGGCGGGGGTGCAGCTGTCCTCGGCTCGGCTGCGGAGCTGGAGAGAccatccccttcctctcttcctccctagGAAATCTGGTGGGGAGAGATGAGCGAGTGGGGAAGAAGCGAGAGGCGGAGGTCACGGTGAAAGGAAGGCTTGCGGGGAATGAGGGGAGCTGGGCAGCCCCCACTTCATGCTAGTCACAAcatgggaaccaccgcttgaggcttcgtttggctgctggttgtctaaaatcccttattttggctcctgatcccttattttcgaggctgctggtcccttattttcaaatctgtaaattgacagctatgattttggtctctaaggtgctactggaaggattttttttattttgtcctgAAAACTTCTCCAGAGAGAAGTTGAAGACTAATGGATTTTTTAAAGTGAtagaacttttaaaatatatgtttattAATATTGCTTTCATTGCAAGGTAGTGAATTACAGAATACATTGCATTCCTGTAGACAATTACATGAAATTATCGTGATAACTgagagagtaataataataaacaggaaGGGAAGCAAATTACCATCTGTAGAACCCCCACTATGAGCAAGCCTGAGTTGGGGGTGAGCTGTACTGCTGCCATCACCTGGTGAATTTCAAATTCCAAGTTAGCAGCAGTATTTTAATACAAtggaggggaagaggaaagaTTGCTGCTCAGGGTAAATAATATGCTCTGGATTAAGGACAAtcgggaaagagaagaaaaatgagaTTGGATAAACGTGCACCTGAATGCAGAAGATGAACACAGTGATAAAGGTATGTGGCACAAAACGTAAGGCAcagtgaaataaatggaaatCCAGCGAGGGACTTAGGAATGCAGAACCCTATTTGCCCTATCTATCAGTGTTATCTGAAAATTAAGGATCCTTCAAACTTTCAAGGGGCCCTTTCTGTGGCATGCTTTGTGGCATGCTTTCATGGGAAGAAGATCCATGTTTCTCTTCTGCCAAGATAAGAATGCTCACTTCATATTATAAATGTCCTTTAAGGCCTTCAGTGCttgttcttcagtaatgtttttccAGTCTGCTGGCAGATCAGCTGGTTTAGCTTCATATATTCTTGCAAAATCACAGTTATATTTGTTCAAAACAAACTTCCAGTAATCTGAAGCATTGATACTGGGATCTGGTTGGATGCACCAGTCTGGATAATATGCACGATAATCTTTGTATGGATAGAGTTCCCAATTTGTGTCCTGATTTTTGAACTTAGTGTTGGATGCCACAGCAGTTGAACAGATATCATAAACAAGCTTTTCTGACACTATTTCTCTGTACGTTCCCAGTCCTTGAGGCCGATGGACAGTTGCAAAATGCTCTTGATGAGCACTCCCTCCAGCTTCACAGGGGACTTTGCAGAAAGGACACTGCTTCCCACAGCCAAACACCCGCTTGAAGATCTCATCCTGGGGGCTCACAGGCAATTTGGAGAGTTTAGACTGGATATCCAGCAAATCATATTCAGATATTATTTGCTGTTGCAAATCAGCAAGGAAGTTTTCAACACAAGCAGAAAACTGTGCAGGATCAGTTGCATTCTTAAACTGTACCCCTAACAGACTGTCCTTAGAAATGACTAACTCCTTCTGCATTTCTCTGCAAAAACTGTCCAAAAATTCTGAGACTGTCTCGATATCTTGATGCTTTAATTTTTTCAGTGTTTCTATAATTTTCTTTACTATCGCAGAGAGAATCTCTTCCTCCAGTTTCTTCAGACACTCATTCTCTGCATAGTAATCCAAAATTTGTTCCTGGATCCAGTTTTTGACAAACTTTTCATAAGCCCCAAGGTATTCTAGGTAACTGTCGACATTACCCTCTTCCAACAGTTCCTTCAGGACAGTAAACTGGAAGAAGCTCCGACTGGCATACCCAATGGACTGTGCACTGTTGAGAATGTCATCTACTATTTCTATCCCAAGTCTTTTGTTGATATAACTCACAAGGGCAGGATGGAGACACTGGTCACAGAAATCCTTGGCTCTGATTTGCTGGGCATCTTTTTCCAGATAAAGATCTCTGAAAATTGAGAAATAATGAGGCTTCAGTTTCTCTAAGCGTATATAGGGATCATTTTCCTTAATAAACTCTTCATGCATCTTTTGAAATTCATGAGCTGCTTCCCCCAAAATGTGAAACTTTAGATCTACTTCAAAGCATGTTGTTGTATGAAGTTTCTGAGCATCAGATTGTTGAAGCATTTCATTGATAATCTGTAAAAGTTCACCACAATATGTATCATCATAGTCTCCTTTGGAATCAACCTTTTTACAAATGTAGGAACTGCATTTAACCATCAAGGATTTAGCAAGTTCTTCTATCTCATGCAAACGCTCCTTTTTAGCAAACAAGTGTTTCACACGGCACCACAATGTTGAATCCATATATTCAGATTTCATTTGAAAAGTATTCATTCTGTAGCTTAACAAAGATTTTGCTCCCTGTACTTTTACATTGACTGAACTTCCTCGATGTGCCAATTCCCTTCTCAAATATAAGTCAAGCTCTTCATATATTTGTCGTTTCTCTAAGGGAACAGGTGATATTTCTGACAATGTTTCCATCCACATTCTTTCAAACTCTTTTTCC comes from Podarcis raffonei isolate rPodRaf1 chromosome 13, rPodRaf1.pri, whole genome shotgun sequence and encodes:
- the LOC128399704 gene encoding pyrin domain-containing protein 1-like; the encoded protein is MEKTIADCLMSTLENLREDELKRFKLKLNEFPLREGYDNIPLGTLEKADVVDLSHHLLSFYLEDYAVQVTAEVLRAINCRNEAQRLLALTGKE